A genomic region of Mus musculus strain C57BL/6J chromosome 7, GRCm38.p6 C57BL/6J contains the following coding sequences:
- the Gpr26 gene encoding G-protein coupled receptor 26, with product MNSWDAGLAGLLVGTIGVSLLSNGLVLLCLLHSADIRRQAPALFTLNLTCGNLLCTVVNMPLTLAGVVAQRQPAGDRLCRLAAFLDTFLAANSMLSMAALSIDRWVAVVFPLSYRAKMRLRDAAFMVAYTWLHALTFPATALALSWLGFHQLYASCTLCSRRPDERLRFAVFTSAFHALSFLLSFIVLCFTYLKVLKVARFHCKRIDVITMQTLVLLVDIHPSVRERCLEEQKRRRQRATKKISTFIGTFLVCFAPYVITRLVELFSTAPIGSHWGVLSKCLAYSKAASDPFVYSLLRHQYRRSCKELLNRIFNRRSLHSVGLTGDSHSQNILPVSE from the exons ATGAACTCGTGGGACGCGGGCCTGGCGGGGCTGCTGGTGGGCACTATCGGCGTGTCGCTGCTGTCCAACGGGCTGGTGCTGCTCTGCCTCCTGCACAGCGCTGACATCCGCCGCCAGGCGCCGGCGCTCTTCACTCTCAACCTCACGTGTGGCAACCTGCTGTGTACCGTGGTCAACATGCCACTAACACTGGCCGGCGTCGTGGCACAACGGCAGCCGGCCGGGGACCGCCTGTGCCGCCTGGCCGCCTTCCTCGACACCTTTCTGGCCGCCAACTCCATGCTCAGCATGGCCGCGCTCAGCATCGACCGCTGGGTGGCTGTGGTCTTTCCGCTGAGCTACCGTGCCAAGATGCGCCTCCGAGATGCCGCCTTCATGGTGGCCTACACGTGGCTGCACGCGCTCACCTTCCCGGCCACCGCGCTCGCCCTGTCCTGGCTCGGCTTCCACCAGCTATATGCCTCGTGCACACTGTGCAGCCGGCGGCCGGACGAGCGCCTGCGCTTTGCTGTCTTCACCAGCGCCTTCCATgcgctcagcttcctgctctcctTCATCGTGCTCTGCTTCACGTACCTCAAGGTGCTCAAGGTGGCCCGCTTCCACTGCAAGCGCATCGACGTGATCACCATGCAGACGCTTGTGCTGTTGGTGGACATACACCCCAG TGTGAGGGAACGGTGTCTGGAGGAACAGAAGCGGAGGCGACAGCGTGCCACCAAGAAGATCAGCACCTTCATAGGGACCTTCCTTGTGTGCTTTGCACCCTATGTGATTACCAG GCTGGTGGAACTCTTCTCCACAGCACCCATTGGCTCTCACTGGGGAGTGCTGTCCAAGTGCTTGGCCTACAGCAAGGCCGCTTCTGACCCCTTCGTGTATTCCTTGCTGCGACACCAATACCGCAGGAGCTGCAAGGAGCTCCTGAACAGGATCTTCAACAGACGCTCCCTTCACTCTGTGGGCCTCACAGGTGACTCTCACAGCCAGAACATTCTGCCAGTGTCGGAATGA
- the Gpr26 gene encoding G-protein coupled receptor 26 isoform X1 — MNSWDAGLAGLLVGTIGVSLLSNGLVLLCLLHSADIRRQAPALFTLNLTCGNLLCTVVNMPLTLAGVVAQRQPAGDRLCRLAAFLDTFLAANSMLSMAALSIDRWVAVVFPLSYRAKMRLRDAAFMVAYTWLHALTFPATALALSWLGFHQLYASCTLCSRRPDERLRFAVFTSAFHALSFLLSFIVLCFTYLKVLKVARFHCKRIDVITMQTLVLLVDIHPSVRERCLEEQKRRRQRATKKISTFIGTFLVCFAPYVITRHK, encoded by the exons ATGAACTCGTGGGACGCGGGCCTGGCGGGGCTGCTGGTGGGCACTATCGGCGTGTCGCTGCTGTCCAACGGGCTGGTGCTGCTCTGCCTCCTGCACAGCGCTGACATCCGCCGCCAGGCGCCGGCGCTCTTCACTCTCAACCTCACGTGTGGCAACCTGCTGTGTACCGTGGTCAACATGCCACTAACACTGGCCGGCGTCGTGGCACAACGGCAGCCGGCCGGGGACCGCCTGTGCCGCCTGGCCGCCTTCCTCGACACCTTTCTGGCCGCCAACTCCATGCTCAGCATGGCCGCGCTCAGCATCGACCGCTGGGTGGCTGTGGTCTTTCCGCTGAGCTACCGTGCCAAGATGCGCCTCCGAGATGCCGCCTTCATGGTGGCCTACACGTGGCTGCACGCGCTCACCTTCCCGGCCACCGCGCTCGCCCTGTCCTGGCTCGGCTTCCACCAGCTATATGCCTCGTGCACACTGTGCAGCCGGCGGCCGGACGAGCGCCTGCGCTTTGCTGTCTTCACCAGCGCCTTCCATgcgctcagcttcctgctctcctTCATCGTGCTCTGCTTCACGTACCTCAAGGTGCTCAAGGTGGCCCGCTTCCACTGCAAGCGCATCGACGTGATCACCATGCAGACGCTTGTGCTGTTGGTGGACATACACCCCAG TGTGAGGGAACGGTGTCTGGAGGAACAGAAGCGGAGGCGACAGCGTGCCACCAAGAAGATCAGCACCTTCATAGGGACCTTCCTTGTGTGCTTTGCACCCTATGTGATTACCAG GCACAAATAA